The proteins below come from a single Molothrus ater isolate BHLD 08-10-18 breed brown headed cowbird chromosome 3, BPBGC_Mater_1.1, whole genome shotgun sequence genomic window:
- the NEK2 gene encoding serine/threonine-protein kinase Nek2 has protein sequence MPGRPDDYEVLLTIGAGSYGKCRKVRRKADGKILVWKELDYGAMTESEKQMLVSEVNLLRELRHPNIVRYYDRIIDRSSTTLYIVMEYCDGGDLASLIAKCAKERHFLDESFVLRVLTQLTLALKECHRRSDGAVTVHRDLKPANVFLDGKQNVKLGDFGLARILHHDTSFATTFVGTPYYMSPEQMNYLSYNEKSDIWSLGCIVYELCALSPPFTAFNQKELAEKIREGRVRRIPYRYSEELNDLLKDMLNVKDYCRPSVEDILRHPLIEDVATEEQKQNSERRGFKIWEPERLQFSDVVVNELKRKEQQLQEREQAIKEREQRLEQRERELSVRERLAEDKLARAESLLKRCSLQKQQQQEVTCAEGPDNALLLPLSTTKKNLHSDGTEEKAVPHNMENYFLSKGKSSDLKRRLYAANLRAQALAELEKNYQLKSRQILGMR, from the exons ATGCCCGGCCGCCCCGACGACTACGAGGTGCTGCTCACCATCGGCGCCGGCTCCTATGGGAAGTGCCGCAAGGTGCGCCGCAAGGCCGACGGCAAG ATCTTGGTATGGAAGGAGCTGGACTATGGCGCGATGACGGAGTCGGAGAAGCAGATGCTCGTGTCGGAGGTGAacctgctgagggagctgcgGCACCCGAACATCGTGCGCTACTACGATCGCATCATCGACAGGAGCAGCACCACCCTGTACATCGTCATGGAGTACTGCGACGGCGGAGACCTGGCCAGCCTCATCGCCAAGTGCGCCAAAGAAAG GCATTTCTTGGATGAAAGCTTTGTTCTCCGAGTGCTGACTCAGTTAACGTTGGCCCTGAAGGAGTGTCACAGACGGAGCGATGGTGCGGTCACTGTGCACCGGGACCTGAAACCAGCAAATGTCTTTCTAGATGGCAAACAAAATGTGAAACTTGGAGACTTTGGGCTGGCCAGGATATTGCACCATGACACCAGCTTTGCCACAACGTTTGTTGGCACTCCATATTACATGTCTCCA GAACAAATGAACTACTTGTCATACAATGAGAAATCTGACATCTGGTCGCTGGGATGTATTGTGTATGAATTATGTGCTCTCTC gcCTCCATTTACAGCTTTCAACCAAAAGGAGCTGGCAGAAAAGATAAGGGAAGGGAGGGTCAGGCGAATACCGTATCGTTACTCAGAGGAGCTGAACGACCTTCTCAAGGACATGCTGAATGTAAAG GATTACTGCCGACCTTCTGTTGAAGATATTCTGCGGCACCCCTTGATAGAAGATGTGGCAACAGAAGAACAAAAACAGAATTCTGAAAGAAGAGGCTTCAAAATATGGGAGCCAGAAAGGCTGCAATTCTCAGATGTTGTAGTAAATGAGCTGAAACGAAAGGAGCAACAATTACAGGAGCGAGAGCAAGCCATTAAAGAGAGAGAACAACGTCTGGAGC AGAGAGAACGGGAGCTCAGTGTTCGGGAGAGACTGGCAGAGGACAAACTTGCTAG AGCTGAAAGCCTGCTGAAGAGGTGCAGtctccagaagcagcagcagcaggaggtaaCGTGCGCGGAAGGCCCAG ATAACGCACTCCTGCTTCCCCTTTCTACAACCAAGAAGAACTTACACTCTGATGGAACTGAAGAGAAAGCTGTACCTCATAATATGGAAAACTATTtcctttccaaagggaaaagctCTGATCTCAAAAGGCGCCTCTATGCTGCAAATCTACGGGCTCAAGCACTGgctgaactggaaaaaaactaTCAACTAAAGAGCAGACAAATCTTGGGCATGCGTTGA